In Micromonospora purpureochromogenes, a single window of DNA contains:
- a CDS encoding FadR/GntR family transcriptional regulator, whose protein sequence is MTPTVDSVAVPPRGHRVRQTIEQLRERILGGEWPVGGRIPTEPQLVAALGVGRNTVREAVRALVHAGVLECRQGSGTYVVSTDELAPVVARRLTDDRMAEVIEVRRAFEVEAARLAALRRTPADLAALDAALAIREAAWRSGRVTEFVEADAALHIAVVAAAHNGMLAELYASVGTALRSTVAQAMGDALEPERYVDHGRLVAAIRDGDPARAAIEAGAFLEPPPGA, encoded by the coding sequence GTGACACCCACCGTCGATTCCGTCGCCGTGCCCCCGCGCGGCCACCGGGTACGCCAGACGATCGAGCAGCTCAGGGAGCGGATCCTCGGCGGCGAGTGGCCGGTCGGCGGGCGGATCCCGACCGAACCGCAGCTGGTCGCGGCGCTCGGGGTGGGGCGGAACACCGTCCGCGAGGCGGTCCGCGCGCTGGTGCACGCCGGGGTGCTGGAGTGCCGGCAGGGCTCCGGGACGTACGTGGTCTCCACCGACGAACTGGCCCCGGTGGTGGCCCGCCGGCTCACCGACGACCGGATGGCCGAGGTGATCGAGGTCCGGCGCGCCTTCGAGGTGGAGGCCGCCCGGCTGGCCGCGCTGCGGCGTACCCCGGCGGACCTGGCGGCGCTCGACGCGGCGCTCGCCATCCGGGAGGCCGCCTGGCGCTCGGGCCGGGTGACGGAGTTCGTGGAGGCCGACGCGGCGCTGCACATCGCGGTGGTGGCCGCCGCCCACAACGGCATGCTCGCCGAGCTCTACGCCTCGGTCGGCACGGCGCTGCGCAGCACGGTCGCCCAGGCCATGGGGGACGCGCTGGAGCCCGAGCGGTACGTCGACCACGGTCGACTCGTCGCCGCGATCCGGGACGGCGATCCGGCCCGCGCGGCGATCGAGGCCGGTGCTTTCCTGGAGCCGCCCCCGGGGGCATAG
- the mscL gene encoding large conductance mechanosensitive channel protein MscL encodes MLKGFKDFIMRGNVVDLAVGVVIGAAFTGVVTQLTKSFLEPLIRVIVLLLTGSDKGLAGTAPTFRGIAFDWIAFVNAVITFLLTAAALYFLVVFPMNRLAERRKRGEEPPPSAPSEEVKLLTEIRDALVVGGHTTPAQQRGALDDVLGRRTEPPAPR; translated from the coding sequence ATGCTCAAGGGCTTCAAAGACTTCATCATGCGCGGCAACGTCGTCGACCTCGCGGTCGGTGTCGTCATCGGTGCCGCGTTCACGGGCGTGGTCACGCAACTGACCAAATCGTTCCTCGAACCGTTGATCCGGGTGATCGTCCTGCTGCTCACCGGCAGCGACAAGGGCCTCGCGGGCACCGCTCCCACGTTCCGGGGGATCGCCTTCGACTGGATCGCCTTCGTCAACGCCGTGATCACCTTCCTGCTCACCGCGGCGGCGCTCTACTTCCTCGTCGTCTTCCCGATGAACCGGCTCGCGGAGCGCCGCAAGCGGGGCGAGGAGCCGCCGCCCTCGGCGCCGAGCGAGGAGGTCAAGCTGCTGACCGAGATCCGGGACGCCCTGGTCGTCGGCGGGCACACCACCCCGGCGCAGCAGCGGGGCGCGCTCGACGACGTGCTCGGTCGGCGTACGGAGCCGCCCGCGCCGCGCTGA